Below is a window of Rhodopseudomonas sp. P2A-2r DNA.
CGGTACGCGTGGTCTCCTCGATCAGCGAGGTGCCGAGGACCGATTTGAGGCTGCGCATCAGCCGGCCCGGTGCGCCCTCCACATAGGATTCGATCGCCTTGCGGCCGATCAGCACGGCGCCATCGACCTCGTAGAAGATCGCGCTGGGGATCGTGGTGTGGCTGCCCTCAAGCGCGGTCAGCACCGGAACCCCGTCCACGACGGTGCCCAGCGTCGTATTCGACGTTCCAAAATCAAGACCGCAGGTTGACATGACCGCTCCCGGGAGGAACGTCCGTCTACACAGATCGGCGGCAGCGATCTAGTGTTATATTTTCGCAGCGCACCGGGCTGCCGATTTGCTCGAAAGCGGCGCTTTTTGCAGCAATAACAGGCTCATCCACAGAACAATTTCCCGATGTCATGCGGGGTTGATGAATCGCTCGCCATGGGTCCATAAGCGTGACCCGACGGCGGGGACGTGATCCGCCGCGACGTGACAAGGAACTTTGCGTGGCAAACATCAATCGACAGATCGCGGAAGAACTGGGCGTGCGCGAGCAGCAGGTTGCCGCCACCGTGGAATTGCTCGACGGCGGCGCCACGGTGCCGTTCGTCGCCCGCTACCGCAAGGAAATCACCGGCGCCCTCGACGACGCACAATTGCGCACGCTGGAAGAACGGCTCAACTATTTGCGCGAGCTGGAAGCGCGCCGCGTGGTGATCATCGAGTCGGTGAAGGAACAGGGCAAGCTCGACGACAAGCTGCTGGCTGCCATCATGGCCGCCGATAGCAAGGGTCGCCTCGAGGACATCTATCTGCCGTTCAAGCCGAAGCGCCGCACCAAGGCGGAAATCGCCAAGGAAGCCGGCCTCGAGCCGCTGTCGGAGCTGCTGCTGACGCAGCCGCAGAACGATCCGCTGGTGGTCGCCGCATCCTTCGTCGACGCCGAGAAGCAGGTCGCCGATGTCGCCGCGGCGCTGGACGGCGCCCGCGCCATCCTGGTCGAGCGCTTCGCCGAAGACGCCGACCTGATCGGCGCGATCCGCGAGCAGTTGTGGTCGAACGGATTGATGGCGTCCAAGGTCCGCGACGGCAAGAAAGCCGAAGGCGAGAAGTTCAAGGACTACTTCGATTTCAGCGAACCGCTGCACAAGCTGCCGTCGCATCGCATTCTCGCGATGTTCCGCGGCGAGAAGGAAGAGATTCTCGAACTGCAGATGCAGCCCGATGCGCAGCCGGCGGTGCCGGGCGTGCCGAGCTCGTACGAACTGAAGATCATGCAGCGTTTTGCGATCTCCGATCAGGGCCGCCCCGGCGACAAGTGGCTGACCGAGACCGCGCGCTGGGCATGGCGCACAAAAATCCAGGTGCATCTCAACATCGACCTGCGGATGCGGCTGTGGAATGCGGCGGAAACCGAAGCCGTGCGGGTGTTCGCCTCCAACCTGCGCGACCTCCTCCTCGCGGCTCCCGCCGGTGCGCGCGTCACCATGGGCCTCGATCCCGGCTTCCGCTCCGGCGTCAAGGTCGCCATCGTCGATGCTACCGGCAAGGTGGTGGACACCACCGCGGTCTATCCGCATGAGCCGCAGCGGCAGTGGGACGCTTCGCTGGCAACGCTGGGCAAGCTCGCGGTCAAGCACAAGGTCGACCTGATCGCCATCGGCAACGGCACCGCCTCGCGCGAGACCGACAAGCTGGCCATGGAGCTGGTGAAACTGCTGCCGGATCTCAAGATGTCCAAGATCGTGGTGTCGGAAGCCGGCGCGTCGGTCTATTCGGCCTCGGCCTTCGCCTCCGAAGAACTGCCGGAACTCGACGTCACGCTGCGCGGCGCGGTGTCGATCGCGCGGCGCCTGCAGGATCCGCTGGCCGAACTGGTGAAGATCGATCCCAAGGCGATCGGCGTCGGCCAGTATCAGCACGATCTCGGCGAGAGCAAGCTGGCGAAATCGCTCGATGCCGTGGTGGAAGACTGCGTGAACGCGGTGGGCGTCGATGCCAACACCGCCTCGGCGCCGCTGCTGGCGCGAGTGTCGGGTATCGGCTCGGGCCTCGCGCAGAGCATCGTGCAGCATCGCGACGCCAACGGCCCGTTCAAGTCGCGCAAGGCGCTGAAGGAAGTGCCGCGGCTTGGGCCGAAGGCGTTCGAGCAATGCGCCGGCTTCCTGCGCATCAATGATGGCGAGGATCCGCTCGACAAGTCCGGCGTGCATCCGGAAGCCTATCCGGTCGTCAGGCGGATTCTGGAAGCCACCAAGAGCGACATCAAGGCGCTGCTGGGCAGCGCCGAGATCGTCCGCCAGCTCAAGCCGCAGAATTTCGTCGACGACAAGTTCGGCCTGCCGACGGTGACCGACATCCTGCGCGAACTGGAGAAGCCCGGCCGCGATCCCCGTCCCGCCTTCAAGGCTGCGGTGTTCATGGAGGGCGTCGAGAAGCTCAGCGACCTCAAGCCCGGCATGATCCTCGAGGGCACGGTGACCAACGTCGCCGCCTTCGGCGCCTTCGTCGACATCGGCGTGCACCAGGACGGCCTCGTGCACATCTCGGCCATGTCGCACACCTTCATCAAGGACCCGCGCGAGGTGGTGAAGTCCGGCGACATCGTCAAGGTCAAGGTGCTGGAAGTCGAAGTCGCCCGCAAGCGCATCGCGCTGACCTTGCGCATGGACGATGCCGTCGGCCCCAAGGCGGACCGCCCGCAGGCCGACCGCGGCCCGCGCGTCAACGAGCGGCAGAAGATGAGTTCGTCGGCGCCGCGCAAGCCCGGCGAGCCGGCGGTGGGCGGCGCCTTCGCCGAAGCGCTGCGCCGCGCCGCGGAAAAGGGCGCCAGCAAAGGGAAGTAGCTGACGCGAGCGCTGTCGTCTTCACCTCTCCCCGCACTTGCGGGGAGAGGTCGGCATCGCGCGTCAGCGCGTATGCCGGGTGAGGGGCTGGCAGAGTCTCACCCGATAGTCCCCTCACCCGGAGCCCTTCGCTTCGCTCAGGCCTCCGACCTCTCCCCGCAAGCGGGGAGAGGTAAAAGAGCTAAGCCTGCCCCATCTGCACCGCCAGATGCAGGATATCCTCATCGCAATTCCTGCCGCCGATGATCGAGAGGCCGAGCGGGCAGCCGTCCAGGGTCGCCGCCGGAATCGAGATCTGCGGCAGGCCGGCATGGCCGGCGAGGCACAACAATTCGATGGCGCGGGCGCGGAACAGGTCGAGCTGGTCGGCGGGCGTGTTGAGCAGCGGCGCGATGCCCGGCGATGTCGGCAGCACCATCACCGTATCCGCCGATATCAGAGACAGCAGCCGCGCCACGATCTTTTCACGCAGCGCCTTGGCATCGGCGATCTCGCTCTTGTCCGTCACGGCGGCGG
It encodes the following:
- a CDS encoding Tex family protein, giving the protein MANINRQIAEELGVREQQVAATVELLDGGATVPFVARYRKEITGALDDAQLRTLEERLNYLRELEARRVVIIESVKEQGKLDDKLLAAIMAADSKGRLEDIYLPFKPKRRTKAEIAKEAGLEPLSELLLTQPQNDPLVVAASFVDAEKQVADVAAALDGARAILVERFAEDADLIGAIREQLWSNGLMASKVRDGKKAEGEKFKDYFDFSEPLHKLPSHRILAMFRGEKEEILELQMQPDAQPAVPGVPSSYELKIMQRFAISDQGRPGDKWLTETARWAWRTKIQVHLNIDLRMRLWNAAETEAVRVFASNLRDLLLAAPAGARVTMGLDPGFRSGVKVAIVDATGKVVDTTAVYPHEPQRQWDASLATLGKLAVKHKVDLIAIGNGTASRETDKLAMELVKLLPDLKMSKIVVSEAGASVYSASAFASEELPELDVTLRGAVSIARRLQDPLAELVKIDPKAIGVGQYQHDLGESKLAKSLDAVVEDCVNAVGVDANTASAPLLARVSGIGSGLAQSIVQHRDANGPFKSRKALKEVPRLGPKAFEQCAGFLRINDGEDPLDKSGVHPEAYPVVRRILEATKSDIKALLGSAEIVRQLKPQNFVDDKFGLPTVTDILRELEKPGRDPRPAFKAAVFMEGVEKLSDLKPGMILEGTVTNVAAFGAFVDIGVHQDGLVHISAMSHTFIKDPREVVKSGDIVKVKVLEVEVARKRIALTLRMDDAVGPKADRPQADRGPRVNERQKMSSSAPRKPGEPAVGGAFAEALRRAAEKGASKGK